The Terriglobus roseus sequence CGCACGCAAGCGGGAGGAGGTGGACCGCGTCTGGAATTACGTGAAAGAGACCGGCCGTCCGCTGGATATCGCCTGCATCAATGCTGGCATCGGCGAAGGTGGTCTGTTTGCCACGGAATCATCCCTGGATCAGGAGTTGGATATCGTGCAGCTCAACTGCGCTTCGACCGTTCATTTTGCGAAGCATGTCACCCGGCAGATGGCCGCACGCAAAGCAGGTCGGATCCTTTTCACGGCATCGGTCGCCAGCGAAATGGTGGCGCCACGCGAGGCGGTCTACGCTGCCTCCAAGGCATTCGTCCTGTCGCTTGCGAAGTCCCTGCGTTATGAACTCAAGGATGAAGGCGTGACCGTCACGGCATTGCAGCCCGGCCCGACTGACACCGACTTCTTCAACCGCGCGCATCTGGGGAACACCAAGGTTGGCACAGAAGGGAAGAAGCAGTCGGAGCCCTACGATGTCGCAGTGGATGGCATCGAGGCGCTGCTCGCTGGCGAGGAGCATGTCTATGCGCACGCTACCGCCCTGAAGATCGAGGGCGCGCTGATGGGCATTGTTCCGGATGCGGTTCAGGGCGCGATGCATGACAAGCAGGCAAAGCCGAACGAACGAGAGTAAGCCATTCAACACCTTGTCATCCTGAGCGGAACGCAGCAAAGCGGAGTGCAGTCGAAGGACCTGCATTCCGCTCGCGCGGTTACAAATGCGCATGGCGATCCTTCGATGTTCTCCCGCAGAAATTGAATGCGGCATCGAGCGGTAGACGGCTATACTGCGGCCACCATGCCTGCCTCTACCTCCGCAAAGCCCACGGCAAAACCCGCAGAGAAATCCAGCATCGGCAGCACGAATCCAGCCGTCGATGCCGTGATCGCCAAAGCGCCAGCCTTCGCGCAACCCATCCTCCGGCAATTACGCGCACTGGTGCATGAGGCCGCGCCGGACGCCGTCGAAGAGATCAAGTGGAGCCGCCCGTTCTTCTCGGTCAACAGTGTGCTCGTCTGCCAGATGTCGGCGTTCACAAAGCACTGCGGCTTCGGCTTCTGGTCGCCGGAGATGACGGCGCTCCTGACTGCAGATGGGGTGAGGGGCCAGGATGCGTCGGGGTCCTTCGGCCGGATCAGCTCGATGGACGACCTGCCACCGCGTGAAAAGTTACTCGGATACATCCGGCACGCGGCTGACCTGGCGCGCTCTGGTACAGCGGGAAGCCCTGTTGCCGGCCGGGCCCGCACGTCGGCGAAAGCACCGATCCCCATCCCGCCGGAGTTCGCGGCGCTCCTTGCGAAATCAAAGTCTGCAACGGCTACCTTTGAGGCGTTTCCGCCGAGCTGCAAACGGGAATACCTGGAGTGGATCACCACGGCCAAACGGCAGGAGACGCGCGAGCGCCGCATGACCGAGGCCGTCAACCGGATGGCGGCCGGACGTCGCTTCAACGAGGAATATCAGTCGAAGTAGCTCCAGCGAAATAAGGCAGGTCGGACGCACTGCAAGCTCGCGCCGGAGCGCGTCCAACGTTGCATGCAGTGGTTTGCCATCGTTTTCGCGCTGGTCGCCGGCGCCGCCAATCCCTTTCAGTCCGGCTCGAACGCGGCCTTGAAGACACAGCTCGGACAGCCCCTCTGGGCGACGGTGTGGGTCTATGGCACGGGCCTGCTCGGCGTGCTCCTGATGCAGGCGATTCTGCGTCAGCCACTGCCTTCCGGTGCGCAGGTATCCACGGTGTCGTGGTGGGCCTGGACGGGCGGCCTGATCTCCATCATCGCCACCGTCATCGGTCTGATGCTGGCACAGAAGCTAGGATCGGGCGTCTTCACCGGTGTCAGCATTACCGCATCGGTCGTCGTGAGTATTCTGCTGGATCACTTCGGCATGCTTGGTTTGAAGCAGCATACCGCGTCGCCGATGCGGCTTGTGGGTGGGGCCTTGATGGTGTGTGGCGTCTGGCTGGTCGCGCGGTTCTAGCGACCTCAAAGAAGACGGCCTGCCCCAAAAGGACAGGCCGTCGTTTCATTCTGAGACGATTCAACGTTCGGAGGTTCGGCGACCTTATCGAGGTCCGCCGGGGCCGCCCATGCGGGAATGATCCCAGAAAGCGCGGTAGCCGCGTTCGAATGCCATGCGATACGCGCGACGCTCCGGTCCACGGTAGTTGCGGTATTCATCCCGGTTGTTTACGTTCGGCCGGCGGCGATTTTCAAGGTCGCGTCGTGCTCCCTCCAGGCCGTCATGGAACGCATTGCGCTGCAGGTCACGCGTGAACTCAGAGGGCGGTGCGTCCCATCCGCCCGGTCCACCCGGTCCGCGACCATAGCCTGGGCCCTGGCCATATCCCGGGCCCTGGCCGTATCCCGGAGGCGGTGGTC is a genomic window containing:
- a CDS encoding SDR family NAD(P)-dependent oxidoreductase, with protein sequence MANPLAFVTGASAGIGYNLAKVLAERGYDLIITAESQRLDEAEADFRALGANVFAVKADARKREEVDRVWNYVKETGRPLDIACINAGIGEGGLFATESSLDQELDIVQLNCASTVHFAKHVTRQMAARKAGRILFTASVASEMVAPREAVYAASKAFVLSLAKSLRYELKDEGVTVTALQPGPTDTDFFNRAHLGNTKVGTEGKKQSEPYDVAVDGIEALLAGEEHVYAHATALKIEGALMGIVPDAVQGAMHDKQAKPNERE
- a CDS encoding YdeI/OmpD-associated family protein; its protein translation is MPASTSAKPTAKPAEKSSIGSTNPAVDAVIAKAPAFAQPILRQLRALVHEAAPDAVEEIKWSRPFFSVNSVLVCQMSAFTKHCGFGFWSPEMTALLTADGVRGQDASGSFGRISSMDDLPPREKLLGYIRHAADLARSGTAGSPVAGRARTSAKAPIPIPPEFAALLAKSKSATATFEAFPPSCKREYLEWITTAKRQETRERRMTEAVNRMAAGRRFNEEYQSK
- a CDS encoding DMT family transporter, with the translated sequence MQWFAIVFALVAGAANPFQSGSNAALKTQLGQPLWATVWVYGTGLLGVLLMQAILRQPLPSGAQVSTVSWWAWTGGLISIIATVIGLMLAQKLGSGVFTGVSITASVVVSILLDHFGMLGLKQHTASPMRLVGGALMVCGVWLVARF